A segment of the Streptomyces sp. Tu 2975 genome:
GGAAGCGGTCGGCCGCCGGACCGAGCTGGGCGAGGACGCGGCAGTCGCGCTCAGCGCGGTGAGCGACGCCGAAGCGCTCATCGACGATGTGGCAGGCCGGCGGGAGGCGTTCACGCACCTGGCCCGCCAGGTCAAGGCGTGGGCGAAGGCCCGTGGACTGGACTCCGCCCCGTTCGGCGGGCTGCCGGGCCTCGCCTGGTCGGTGCTGGCGGCGCGTACCGTCCGCGAGGCAGGCGAGCTGCCGCCCGGCGAACTGCTCCGCCACTTCTTCGCGACCTGGGCCGCCTGGGACTGGCGTGAGCCCGTCGGCGGCCCGGCCCGCCCGGATCTGCCGGTCACGGTCATGACCCCGACCGAGCCGGTACGCCCTTGCTCCGACCAGGTCACCGCGGGCATGCGCGACCTGATCACGCAGGAACTGTTCCGGGCCTGGGAGCTCCTGGACGGCGGCTCCCCCGAACCGCTGCTCGCGACTCCCCCGATGCACCGCCGCCACGCGGCCTGGGCGGTCGTCACCGTGGCCCCCGGCGACGAGGGCCGCGTCCGCGGCCGGATGCGGGCGCTGCTGACGATGCTGCCGCAGCCCGGTGTCCACGCATGGCCACGGCCCTTCGCCGACTCCCCCGTGCGCTACGCCGTCGGCCTCGGCCTCACCCCGCCGGACCCGGCCGGGCTGGCGGAGCTCACCGCCCCCTGGCTCAGAGGTCTGACCGGCACGACGGTCGAGCACGCGCCCTGCGGTGAGGTGCCGACTCTCGTGTGACGTGCTCACCTCGCATGACGGACTGCCGCCCCCTGCCGAGGGGCGGCTTTCCCGCGCCGAAGGGCCACCGCCCCGGCGTCGCGAGTCAGATCGAACACATGCCGAACATCCAGGCAACCCCCGGCAGCCGCGCCCCGTCTAGTTGATCGCGGCTGTCGGCTCGACCGGCCCGGCCGCCACCTGGGGATTTCACAGTACGCAGACGGGGGCACCGCCCGGCCGCTGCGGGGGGACCGGACGGAGCACCACGCGTGGAAGACAGAGCTGTGTCAGGGCTGCGCTCGAGCAGGCCCGGGCCCCGGCGGCGCACCGTCGTCGCCGCCATCGGAGCACTGGCCGCGGCCGGCTCGGCCACCGCCCTCACCTCGTGCTCCGTGCCCGCGCCACGGCGCACCGGGCCCGTCACCGACCCCGCACCCGGCATAGCCATAAGCGACGCACGGCCCGCCCGGCTGATGCAGATACTGGCGCACCCAGACGACGACCTGTACTTCATGAACCCGGACACCCAGCGGATGCTGGACTCCGGCGTACCCCTCGTCTGCGTGTACGTCACGGCGGGGGAGGCCAACGGCGTCAACAAGGCACCGGGGCGGCCCCGTCCCGCCGCGGACAAGAGCGCGTACTCGTCCGCCCGTCATCAGGGCCTGCGGCAGGCGTACGCGACCCTGCTCGGCCTGCCCAAGTACACGGACTGGCAGAAGGACATCACGACACTGCGCGGCGGCCGGCGGGCCGAGATCAACAGCCTGGCCGTCGGCCCCCGGCGCGTCGACCTGATCCACCTCAACCTCGCCATGCACACCACCCGCCATGCCCGGCTCGGTATGCCGAACCTGTGGCGGGACCGCGTGCTGGAGCTGCCGACCGTCGTCGCCGACGACTCCCCCGTGCGCACGATCGAGAGCTACGACTACGACCGGCTCGTCGACGTCCTCGTCGGGCTGATGGACCGCTACCGGCCCACCGTCGTGCAGACCCTGGACCCTGATCCCGACATCCAGCACAGCGACGAGGTCACCCGTAAGAAGGACAGCGAACAGCGCGGCTACTCGGACCACGGCGACCACACCGCCGTGGCCTCGTTCAGCTGGGCGGCGATGGCCCGGTGGGTCGCCGAGTCGGCCCGCGACGGCGGGGAGATACCGGCGTTCGTCGCCACCTCCTTCCGCGGCTACTACAACCGGCACTGGCCGAAGAACCTGCCGGACAGCATGCTGCGGCGAAAGGCCGGGCACCTGGTGCCGTACGGCGGGGAGGCCGACTGGAGCTGCGGCAACAGCGGCGGATGCGGCGACTACAACGTGGGCGGCGAACGGCCCCTGACCAACAAGAAGGGCTGGGTCCGTTCCACCCACCACCGCTATCCAGGAGCCCGCACGGCCCTCGCCGCCGAACCGGACGGACGGCTGACCGCGTACGGAGTACTGGGGCTGCGCGCGGTGCGCTGGCGCGAGACGGAGGCAGGCAGCGGCCGGTGGGGGCAGCCCGCCGACCTCGGCGGCGGCCCGCTCGCGCCGACGCTGGGCCGGGCGGCGCTCGATGACGGACGGCAGCTCCTCTTCGCGCTTCGCTTCTCGGCGATCAGCGGTCACGGAGGGAACAACGCCCGGGAGATAGTGCTGCTGGAGCAGCGCTCCGCGGGCGGCCCCTTCCTCGGGTGGCGCGGCCTGGGCAACCCCGAGCGCCATGACGACCGGGGCCGGCGGATCGGGGTGCCGGTGGCCGTCACCGCGCCCGACGGGCGGGTCCACCTGTTCGTGCGCAACGCGGACAAGGGCGTCAGCACACGGGTCCGGGAAGCGGACGGCCGCTGGAGCGGCTGGCGGACCCTCGACGGCAGCGCCGAGATACAGGACGGGCTGACCACCGTGGTCGACGCGGCCGGCCGTGTCCATCTGTTCGGCGCGGGCTTCGCCACCGTCCACCACTGGACCCAGGACGCGCCCGGCCTGCCCCTCACCCACCGCCCCGGCGGCCACCTGCCGGCCGCCGTCGACACCCCCGCCGCGCTCGCGAGGACCGACGGTTCCGTGCATCTGCTGTACCGGACGGAGCGGCCCTGGAAGCGGGCGGCCCCGCGGGACTCCCGCGGCAGCGCCTCACCCGCCCTCACCCGCTTCAGCTCGGACGGCAGGCTGCTGCCCGCCGTCCGCTTCGACGGTTACGGACCGCTCGCCACGGCCGGTGACCCCGAGCGGGCCGTCCTGCTGGGCCTGGATCTTCGCGGCCGGGTGCAGCTGCGGCACGAGGGCCGGCTGATGACCCGTACCGCCGGGGCCGTTGCCCTGGACACGCCCGCGCTGGACGTCACCCCCGCCGGTGAGGTCAGGGTGGTCGGCATGGGCCCGGACGCACACCCGTGGACCTGGTCGCCGGGGACGGCCACGGCGACCGGCTGACCGGCCGACCACCGGCGGGCACGGGGCCGACCCGGTGCCCTGCGGACATGACGAAGGGCCCCGCACCGACAGGTGCGGGGCCCTTCTTGCAGCTCAGCGAGCTACCAGGTCAGAACGACAATTACTTGTTGATCTTGGTGACCTGGCCGGCGCCCACGGTCCGGCCACCCTCACGGATGGCGAACTTGAGGCCCTCCTCCATGGCGACGGGCTGGATCAGCTCGACGGTCATGGTGGTGTTGTCGCCCGGCATGACCATCTCGGTGCCCTCGGGGAGGGTCACGACGCCGGTCACGTCCGTGGTACGGAAGTAGAACTGCGGGCGGTAGTTGTTGAAGAAGGGGGTGTGACGGCCACCCTCGTCCTTCGACAGGATGTATGCCTGGGCCTCGAAGCTGGTGTGCGGCGTGACCGAACCCGGCT
Coding sequences within it:
- a CDS encoding PIG-L family deacetylase, whose translation is MEDRAVSGLRSSRPGPRRRTVVAAIGALAAAGSATALTSCSVPAPRRTGPVTDPAPGIAISDARPARLMQILAHPDDDLYFMNPDTQRMLDSGVPLVCVYVTAGEANGVNKAPGRPRPAADKSAYSSARHQGLRQAYATLLGLPKYTDWQKDITTLRGGRRAEINSLAVGPRRVDLIHLNLAMHTTRHARLGMPNLWRDRVLELPTVVADDSPVRTIESYDYDRLVDVLVGLMDRYRPTVVQTLDPDPDIQHSDEVTRKKDSEQRGYSDHGDHTAVASFSWAAMARWVAESARDGGEIPAFVATSFRGYYNRHWPKNLPDSMLRRKAGHLVPYGGEADWSCGNSGGCGDYNVGGERPLTNKKGWVRSTHHRYPGARTALAAEPDGRLTAYGVLGLRAVRWRETEAGSGRWGQPADLGGGPLAPTLGRAALDDGRQLLFALRFSAISGHGGNNAREIVLLEQRSAGGPFLGWRGLGNPERHDDRGRRIGVPVAVTAPDGRVHLFVRNADKGVSTRVREADGRWSGWRTLDGSAEIQDGLTTVVDAAGRVHLFGAGFATVHHWTQDAPGLPLTHRPGGHLPAAVDTPAALARTDGSVHLLYRTERPWKRAAPRDSRGSASPALTRFSSDGRLLPAVRFDGYGPLATAGDPERAVLLGLDLRGRVQLRHEGRLMTRTAGAVALDTPALDVTPAGEVRVVGMGPDAHPWTWSPGTATATG